One genomic region from Patescibacteria group bacterium encodes:
- a CDS encoding cohesin domain-containing protein: protein MKPQLKTIIAILVGVIASGIFSSAQAATLSLTPVSSEIGVGEKMTVELRIDSEGVGFNAAQATIRFPKDTLEVTALNKTESALSFWLEEPQFSNSEGAISFTGGTPFGVSGGAVGILKIEFRAKGTGSGTLSFTEAAITASDGSGANILSRMNDAVITVVPQRIIPKVPEPQQKIPEPQQIVREVVPSGKLPLEPILKISLYPEEDRWYNSVAQFTASWDLPLDISGVSTAINKQPNFVVREKSEGLFNNKMFAALSDGISYLHVRFKNNIGWGPSAHHKIAVDTQPPLGFEVNILEGEKTDNPAPTFQFQSSDALSGLKEYQIRVGDGDFINLPAADFTGSFKLPLQAPGVKKVLVKAIDLAENSVEDSVEIEIFPIASPTITFVPRELFSENEQGLAAKGTALPDVNILLRVQRVLPEGKGEVVTEGTTIADDKGNWEFIFGNQLLRNGQYVVLAQSQDARGALSLTVESQNIQVKSKPIIQIGKFQLGMGGALIFLLVIIAGGFGGGAWFYKNRRKKLALRLLVVKTDMAKVFKLIQDDLEKLQQAIGTPTEADDEFVMKRLQENIKKMEGYLKKEIDKLG from the coding sequence ATGAAACCTCAACTTAAAACAATTATAGCCATATTGGTCGGCGTCATTGCTTCGGGAATTTTTTCCTCGGCGCAGGCCGCTACACTTTCTTTGACACCCGTCAGTTCTGAAATTGGAGTCGGAGAAAAAATGACGGTTGAACTTAGGATTGATAGCGAAGGGGTGGGTTTTAACGCGGCTCAGGCGACAATTCGGTTTCCCAAAGATACGCTGGAAGTGACGGCCTTAAATAAAACAGAATCGGCACTCAGTTTTTGGCTTGAAGAACCTCAATTTTCTAACTCCGAAGGCGCCATATCATTTACAGGCGGAACTCCCTTTGGAGTTTCGGGCGGCGCGGTCGGGATTCTCAAAATAGAGTTTCGGGCAAAGGGAACCGGCAGCGGCACGCTTTCATTTACGGAAGCCGCCATCACCGCTTCTGATGGAAGTGGGGCAAATATATTATCAAGGATGAATGACGCAGTTATTACAGTAGTCCCTCAAAGGATTATTCCAAAAGTTCCGGAACCCCAGCAAAAAATTCCCGAGCCTCAACAAATCGTTCGAGAAGTCGTACCTTCGGGGAAGTTGCCCCTAGAACCCATTCTTAAAATTTCACTCTATCCCGAAGAGGACCGTTGGTATAACTCGGTGGCGCAATTTACAGCAAGCTGGGATTTACCGCTTGATATTTCCGGCGTGAGTACCGCGATTAACAAGCAGCCCAATTTTGTCGTAAGAGAAAAATCAGAAGGTCTTTTTAATAACAAAATGTTCGCCGCTTTATCTGATGGCATTTCCTATCTCCATGTTCGTTTTAAAAATAATATCGGCTGGGGGCCAAGTGCACATCATAAAATAGCTGTTGATACTCAACCGCCGCTTGGTTTCGAGGTAAATATTCTGGAAGGAGAAAAAACCGACAATCCTGCGCCCACTTTTCAATTCCAATCATCGGATGCCCTCTCGGGTCTTAAAGAGTATCAAATAAGAGTTGGCGATGGCGATTTTATCAATCTTCCCGCCGCGGATTTTACCGGTAGCTTTAAATTGCCACTTCAGGCCCCGGGGGTAAAGAAAGTACTCGTCAAGGCCATTGATCTAGCGGAGAATAGTGTTGAAGATAGCGTAGAGATAGAGATTTTTCCTATTGCTTCGCCGACCATTACCTTTGTGCCAAGAGAGCTTTTTTCTGAAAATGAGCAGGGTCTAGCGGCAAAAGGCACGGCTTTACCCGATGTCAATATTCTCCTTAGGGTGCAAAGGGTATTACCAGAGGGGAAAGGGGAAGTTGTCACAGAAGGTACTACCATTGCAGACGATAAAGGAAATTGGGAGTTTATTTTTGGTAATCAGCTGCTTCGAAACGGACAGTATGTTGTATTGGCGCAGAGTCAAGATGCGAGAGGAGCTTTGAGTCTTACGGTTGAATCTCAAAATATACAGGTCAAATCAAAACCCATAATTCAGATCGGGAAATTTCAACTGGGGATGGGGGGCGCTTTGATATTTCTTCTTGTAATAATAGCCGGAGGATTTGGCGGAGGAGCTTGGTTTTATAAAAATCGGAGGAAGAAATTGGCACTGCGACTCTTAGTCGTTAAAACCGACATGGCTAAAGTCTTTAAACTTATACAGGATGATTTGGAAAAATTACAACAAGCCATAGGGACTCCTACCGAGGCGGACGACGAATTTGTGATGAAAAGACTGCAGGAAAATATCAAAAAAATGGAGGGATATCTTAAAAAAGAAATAGATAAACTGGGATAG
- a CDS encoding RimK family alpha-L-glutamate ligase: protein MKIHVLTYSSPTNLSPVTKMDLELLDKAAREQGHVLEIIYAKDCQLKFTTRRPEILIKNQKPEDMEVLLVRANFLHYNLESYSAIIKQFQMAGIPVINNHLAVVRAKNKLRTMQALSKLKIPVPKTYVIVSSEYMDDVIKGIGTFPVILKTISGSHGSGVSIIESKRGLRSVVEMMISASGPTPFIIQEYVKEAKGKDIRVFIVGKRIIAAMERIATKRGEFRSNFHLGGRVRVASMSRKEKDVAFAAIKAVGLDIAGVDILRTKTGPKVLEVNANPGLEGITQATGRDIAGEIIKYAVKKARRSKVPVEDKEVKRD from the coding sequence ATGAAAATCCACGTTCTCACTTATTCCAGCCCGACCAATTTAAGCCCGGTGACTAAAATGGATTTGGAGTTGTTGGATAAAGCCGCGCGGGAGCAGGGCCATGTTTTGGAAATAATTTACGCCAAAGATTGCCAGCTGAAATTTACCACTCGCCGACCGGAAATTTTAATTAAAAACCAAAAACCCGAGGACATGGAAGTTTTGCTCGTGCGGGCCAATTTTTTACATTATAATTTGGAGTCGTACAGCGCCATTATCAAGCAATTTCAAATGGCGGGGATACCGGTGATTAACAATCACTTGGCCGTGGTGCGGGCTAAAAATAAATTGCGCACTATGCAGGCCTTGAGCAAACTTAAAATTCCGGTGCCCAAAACCTATGTCATTGTTTCTTCCGAATATATGGACGATGTCATTAAAGGCATTGGTACGTTTCCGGTTATTTTAAAAACCATTTCCGGTTCTCACGGTAGCGGCGTTTCTATTATTGAAAGTAAGCGGGGGCTAAGGTCAGTCGTGGAAATGATGATTAGCGCCTCCGGGCCGACGCCGTTTATCATTCAGGAATATGTCAAAGAAGCCAAGGGCAAAGACATCCGGGTTTTTATCGTGGGCAAAAGAATTATCGCGGCGATGGAAAGGATTGCTACTAAGCGCGGTGAATTCCGTTCCAATTTTCATTTGGGCGGACGGGTGCGCGTGGCCAGCATGAGTCGCAAAGAGAAGGACGTGGCATTCGCGGCCATTAAAGCCGTGGGCTTGGATATTGCCGGCGTGGATATTCTGCGCACCAAGACAGGGCCGAAGGTTCTGGAGGTGAACGCCAATCCGGGCTTGGAAGGAATTACACAGGCCACCGGCCGCGACATTGCCGGAGAGATTATCAAATACGCGGTGAAGAAAGCGCGGCGGAGCAAGGTTCCGGTGGAAGACAAAGAAGTAAAAAGAGATTAA
- a CDS encoding SIMPL domain-containing protein (The SIMPL domain is named for its presence in mouse protein SIMPL (signalling molecule that associates with mouse pelle-like kinase). Bacterial member BP26, from Brucella, was shown to assemble into a channel-like structure, while YggE from E. coli has been associated with resistance to oxidative stress.), translating into MSENCCASWRSPKVIIGLIVVLLVAGVLTISLIRDRIVNPPQWQVNVVGQGRVAYEPDIAKINLGVQVDKVAKAEDALTQLNDKMDKVYKAVIAAGISKEDIQTQNYSLYPQYDYVDNISRLSGYNANQSIIVKVRDIQKNSNRVSAVIAAATKAGSNQITGVAFETSLLNDLKQEARLKAIADARTKATDISSALDVRLGKIVGWWENVVSSPDTAGYYYGDGKGGSGASPTVPQGSQELIIEVNLNYRIR; encoded by the coding sequence ATGAGTGAAAATTGTTGCGCCAGTTGGCGCAGTCCCAAGGTCATTATCGGCCTTATTGTGGTTTTGCTTGTTGCCGGCGTTTTAACTATTTCCCTTATCCGCGACCGCATCGTAAATCCACCCCAATGGCAGGTTAACGTGGTCGGGCAGGGGAGAGTTGCTTATGAGCCGGATATTGCCAAAATAAATCTTGGCGTTCAGGTTGATAAAGTGGCCAAAGCCGAAGACGCGCTTACGCAGTTAAATGACAAAATGGATAAAGTTTATAAAGCAGTGATAGCCGCGGGGATTTCCAAAGAAGATATCCAGACGCAAAATTATTCTTTATATCCGCAATATGATTATGTAGATAATATTTCTAGATTGAGCGGCTATAACGCCAACCAGAGCATTATCGTGAAAGTCCGTGACATCCAGAAAAATTCCAACAGGGTCTCGGCGGTGATAGCCGCGGCGACCAAGGCGGGTTCCAATCAAATCACTGGTGTGGCCTTTGAAACCTCTTTGTTAAATGATTTAAAGCAGGAAGCAAGGTTAAAAGCCATTGCCGACGCCCGTACCAAAGCCACGGACATTTCTTCGGCGCTTGACGTCAGATTAGGGAAGATTGTCGGCTGGTGGGAAAATGTGGTTTCTTCTCCGGACACGGCCGGATATTATTATGGGGACGGCAAGGGTGGTAGCGGAGCCAGTCCTACGGTTCCCCAAGGTTCGCAAGAGTTAATTATTGAAGTTAATTTGAATTATCGGATAAGGTAA
- a CDS encoding fibronectin type III domain-containing protein, with translation MKLQYIRFPLFILVLILFLFSTVAAAKPPGGEGAVKFVILDPDDSTVGTPVTITVEAQKNNNKVDTSYQGNVTLVAGGSATGEGPVTIVNGVGTIEINDLVAETVTLSLLDSAGTGLNVDSTQEVIFATASDTTAPSAVSDLAAANPTTSSVDLSWTAPGDDENSGTATTYDIRYRTSDINNESKWNSATQVSGEPTPQIAGTAQSLTISGLTAGTTYYFAIKTSDEVLNESLLSNVVSAATAATTGASADLSITKLDSPDPVIAGDTLTYSITVTNNGPDNAENVVVSDTLPLALTSPSLTSSQGACSIFPCNLGVIASSQSASITVTSPIDSSTIGTITNIASVLSDTDDPIALNNISTQETTALSSPEPEPIPSSEGRAKPITVAFSGRAFPNAKIFIVDKDVRFETMVNQNIVADENGTFQVNFVSVSQGLHSFGLLIKDRDNHATQTKFFNIGTLENDFIVKDILVPPTIGLPQRLVSRGETAIIAGNASPDNSVIVEIDDIIKKEANVEKDGSYKVAVDTGILEFGTHRVRVKQVDTGQKRESDYSPTNTLVISRLTLPKTDLNGDGAVNIKDWSMFLSNWGAKDKNQKKIIDLNDDGKIDISDFSIFIRTIKK, from the coding sequence ATGAAACTTCAATACATACGTTTCCCATTATTTATTTTGGTGTTGATTTTGTTTCTTTTTTCGACTGTCGCGGCGGCTAAACCGCCGGGGGGAGAAGGCGCGGTTAAATTTGTCATTTTAGATCCAGACGACAGCACAGTTGGCACGCCAGTCACCATCACCGTTGAAGCTCAAAAAAACAACAACAAGGTTGACACTTCTTATCAAGGAAATGTTACCCTGGTTGCCGGTGGTTCAGCCACGGGCGAAGGACCAGTAACCATTGTCAACGGCGTCGGGACTATTGAAATTAATGATTTAGTCGCCGAAACCGTCACCCTTTCGCTTCTTGACTCGGCAGGAACTGGGTTGAATGTGGATTCTACGCAAGAGGTTATTTTTGCCACGGCTTCTGACACAACCGCTCCTTCGGCAGTCAGCGATTTGGCCGCTGCCAACCCCACCACTTCTTCGGTCGATCTTTCCTGGACCGCGCCCGGTGATGATGAGAACAGCGGTACTGCGACAACCTACGATATCCGTTACAGAACAAGTGATATCAACAATGAAAGCAAGTGGAATTCCGCCACTCAAGTCAGCGGCGAGCCAACTCCGCAAATAGCTGGCACCGCGCAGTCCCTGACCATTTCCGGGCTGACTGCCGGAACCACATATTATTTTGCCATCAAAACCAGCGATGAAGTACTAAATGAATCCTTGCTCTCTAATGTTGTAAGTGCCGCCACTGCGGCGACTACTGGCGCATCGGCTGATCTATCAATAACAAAATTAGATAGCCCCGATCCAGTTATTGCCGGAGATACCCTTACCTATAGCATCACTGTCACCAATAATGGCCCTGACAATGCCGAGAATGTAGTAGTGTCAGACACCTTGCCGCTCGCTCTTACTTCTCCGTCTCTTACTTCCTCACAAGGCGCTTGCTCTATTTTTCCCTGCAATCTTGGTGTTATCGCAAGTAGTCAGTCGGCTAGTATAACAGTAACCTCTCCTATTGATTCAAGTACCATTGGCACCATAACAAACATTGCGTCGGTATTAAGCGATACAGATGATCCCATAGCTTTAAATAATATCTCAACACAAGAGACCACCGCATTGTCCTCGCCAGAACCAGAGCCGATTCCATCTAGTGAAGGCAGGGCAAAACCCATTACCGTAGCATTTTCCGGGAGAGCCTTCCCTAATGCTAAAATATTTATAGTAGATAAAGATGTTCGTTTTGAGACAATGGTAAATCAGAATATTGTCGCGGATGAGAACGGAACTTTTCAGGTAAATTTTGTCAGCGTTTCGCAGGGGCTGCATAGTTTTGGCCTCCTTATTAAAGATAGGGACAATCACGCCACGCAAACGAAATTTTTTAATATTGGCACTCTCGAAAACGACTTTATAGTAAAAGATATTTTAGTGCCACCCACCATTGGACTTCCGCAGCGCCTGGTCAGCCGAGGGGAAACGGCCATTATTGCCGGTAATGCCTCTCCGGATAATAGCGTTATTGTTGAAATAGATGATATAATAAAAAAAGAAGCGAATGTAGAAAAAGACGGGTCATACAAGGTGGCAGTAGATACTGGTATATTGGAATTTGGTACTCATCGCGTGCGGGTAAAGCAGGTTGACACCGGTCAAAAGCGAGAAAGCGATTACTCGCCCACGAATACTTTAGTGATATCTCGCTTGACACTACCCAAAACTGATTTAAATGGTGATGGAGCGGTTAATATTAAAGATTGGAGTATGTTTCTTTCAAATTGGGGAGCGAAAGACAAAAATCAGAAAAAAATAATAGATTTAAATGATGATGGGAAAATAGATATTTCGGATTTTAGCATATTTATTCGCACTATAAAAAAATGA
- a CDS encoding PAS domain-containing sensor histidine kinase, protein MKKVKKSRQIKRWGKRILLPERRIAEQEAIFSSAGDHVMGLVVVNKDGKIIRVNKGFESLTDWKEKEVIGKFLVEIIPREDENRKKVPFKERILSKVLAGKILTTTTTTTTGGIEKLPTFYYIRKDKSRFPATSVISPLLFRGKIAGAVEIFYDITKEKELERIRMDFLSLASHQLRTPLSGTKWLIETMYKGVIGRTTKKQKEYLDDIYKINERMIKLISEILSTLRLESEETLIKKEKISVASLFKDVLIIAAAAAKERGVVLSGPLNHRVLTIETDPEILKAILGCFLSNAVDYSMPGQKVILDVKEESGAVIFFVRDSGIGIPKREQKRMFERFYRASNAKALKPNGTGLGLNIAKMLAEKIGGKISFKSEENKGTTFYLRIPKRSRGCKS, encoded by the coding sequence ATGAAAAAAGTTAAAAAATCAAGACAAATAAAAAGGTGGGGAAAACGAATTCTTCTTCCAGAAAGAAGAATTGCTGAACAGGAGGCGATTTTTTCCTCTGCCGGTGATCATGTAATGGGGTTGGTGGTTGTTAATAAAGATGGGAAAATAATTCGTGTCAACAAGGGCTTTGAATCGCTGACTGATTGGAAAGAAAAAGAAGTTATTGGAAAATTTTTGGTTGAAATTATTCCAAGGGAAGATGAAAATAGAAAAAAAGTGCCATTTAAAGAAAGAATTCTTTCAAAGGTATTGGCAGGGAAGATATTGACTACCACTACCACTACCACTACCGGTGGTATTGAAAAACTACCTACTTTTTATTATATCCGAAAAGACAAAAGCAGATTTCCGGCAACCAGTGTTATCAGCCCCTTGCTGTTTAGAGGAAAGATAGCGGGAGCGGTAGAAATTTTTTATGATATTACTAAAGAAAAAGAATTGGAGCGGATTAGGATGGATTTTTTATCGCTGGCCTCTCATCAATTGCGCACTCCGCTTTCCGGCACCAAGTGGCTGATTGAGACGATGTACAAGGGGGTTATAGGCCGGACGACAAAAAAACAAAAAGAGTATCTTGACGATATTTATAAAATTAATGAACGGATGATTAAACTTATTTCCGAAATATTGAGCACATTGCGGTTGGAGAGTGAAGAGACGCTCATAAAAAAAGAAAAAATTTCAGTAGCATCTCTTTTTAAAGACGTTTTAATTATAGCGGCCGCCGCCGCCAAAGAGAGAGGGGTGGTGTTATCGGGCCCCTTAAATCATCGGGTGCTTACCATTGAAACGGACCCGGAAATATTAAAAGCAATTCTTGGATGCTTTCTTTCTAACGCCGTTGATTATTCAATGCCGGGCCAGAAAGTGATTTTAGATGTTAAGGAAGAATCAGGGGCAGTAATATTTTTTGTTCGTGACTCCGGGATTGGTATCCCCAAAAGGGAGCAGAAAAGAATGTTTGAGCGATTTTATCGTGCCTCCAATGCAAAAGCCCTAAAACCAAATGGCACGGGTCTCGGTCTTAACATCGCCAAGATGCTGGCTGAAAAGATTGGCGGAAAAATTTCGTTTAAATCAGAAGAAAATAAAGGCACCACCTTTTATTTACGCATCCCTAAAAGGTCGAGGGGGTGTAAAAGTTAA
- a CDS encoding response regulator, with protein sequence MNHVLIVEDEDFLIRTLEDNLTAEGCTVDVAKNGEEAIEKIGRKKPDLILLDILMPKKDGFYVLGETKKNPEWKLIPVIVLSNLGEDMTIKRALELGADDYFVKSQHPIQEIIEKVKDYLEGRKAAK encoded by the coding sequence ATGAATCATGTATTAATTGTTGAGGATGAAGATTTTTTGATTCGGACGCTTGAAGATAATTTAACCGCAGAGGGTTGTACGGTTGATGTCGCTAAAAATGGAGAGGAGGCAATTGAGAAAATAGGGAGAAAAAAACCAGACCTTATTTTACTTGACATCTTGATGCCCAAAAAAGATGGCTTTTATGTGTTAGGGGAGACAAAAAAGAACCCCGAATGGAAATTGATTCCGGTGATTGTTTTATCAAATCTTGGAGAAGATATGACAATCAAACGGGCCCTGGAGCTGGGCGCTGATGACTACTTTGTAAAATCCCAGCACCCAATCCAAGAAATAATTGAAAAAGTAAAAGATTATCTTGAGGGCAGAAAAGCGGCGAAATAA